A genome region from Anolis carolinensis isolate JA03-04 chromosome 6, rAnoCar3.1.pri, whole genome shotgun sequence includes the following:
- the sgce gene encoding epsilon-sarcoglycan isoform X5 — MPRGGESSGSPGGRGGTSLTALLLTVFTILSKVQSDRNVYPSAGVLFVHVLEREYFKGEFPPYPKPGELNNDPITFNTNLMGYPDRPGWLRYIQRTPYSDGVLYGSPTIESVGKPTIIEITAYNRRTFETARHNLVINIMSAEDFPLPYKAEFFIKNMNVEEMLASEVLGDFLGAVKNVWQPERLNAINITSALDRGGRVPLPINNMKEGVYVMVGADVTFSSCLREFENPQNQLRCSQEMEPVITCDKKFRSQFQIDWCKIYLVDKIQHVFTSQDVVHREGILPDIGEYKPPSESLKSRDYYSDFLITLAIPSAIALVLFLILAYIMCCRREGVEKRNMQTPDIQLVHHSAIQKSTKELREMSKHREIAWPLSTLPVFHPITGEIVPPVHPDSYDNTSMPLMQTQQNLPHQTQIPQQKTEGEFRMTTFQRLEVNGIPEERKLTEAINL, encoded by the exons TGTTCACAATCCTTTCAAAGGTTCAGTCTGATCGGAATGTATATCCTTCTGCTGGCGTTCTCTTTGTTCATGTTTTGGAGAGGGAGTATTTTAAAGGGGAATTTCCTCCTTATCCAAAGCCTG GCGAGCTAAACAACGATCCTATAACATTTAACACAAACCTCATGGGTTACCCTGATAGACCTGGTTGGTTACGATATATTCAAAGAACACCATATAGTGATGGAGTTTTATATGGATCACCGACTATAGAAAGTGTGGGCAAACCAACCATAATTGAG atCACTGCATACAACAGGCGTACCTTTGAGACTGCAAGACATAATTTGGTTATTAATATAATGTCAGCAGAAG ATTTTCCTTTACCATATAAAGCAGAATTCTTCATTAAAAACATGAATGTAGAGGAAATGCTGGCAAGTGAGGTCCTTGGAGACTTCCTTGGAGCTGTGAAAAATGTTTGGCAACCAGAGCGCCTGAACGCCATAAACATAACTTCGGCATTGGATAGGGGAGGCAGAGTCCCACTTCCTATTAATAATATGAAAGAAGG GGTCTATGTTATGGTTGGTGCAGATGTTACTTTTTCTTCCTGCTTACGAGAATTTGAAAATCCACAAAATCAGCTAAGATGTAGTCAAGAAATGGAGCCTGTCATAACCTGTGATAAAAAGTTTCGGAGTCAGTTCCAAATAGACTGGTGTAAAATCTATTTG GTTGATAAAATACAGCATGTTTTTACTTCTCAAGACGTGGTCCATAGAGAAGGCATATTACCAGATATTGGCGAGTACAAGCCCCCCTCTGAAAGTCTGAAAAGCCGGGATTATTATTCTGATTTCCTCATTACATTGGCAATACCGTCTGCGATAGCATTGGTGCTTTTTCTAATACTTGCATATATTATGTGCTGCCGAAGGGAAGGAGT ggaAAAGAGAAACATGCAAACACCAGA CATCCAGCTGGTGCACCACAGTGCAATTCAGAAATCCACAAAAGAACTTCGGGAAATGTCTAAACACAGAGAGATAGCATGGCCTCTCTCGACGCTTCCGGTGTTTCACCCGATTACTGGGGAGATTGTGCCGCCTGTTCACCCAGACAGCTATGACAATACTAGCATGCCACTGATGCAGACACAGCA AAACCTGCCACATCAGACTCAGATTCCACAGCAGAAAACAGAAG GAGAATTTCGAATGACAACATTCCAAAGATTGGAG GTAAATGGCATTCCTGAGGAAAGAAAACTTACAGAAGCAATCAATTTGTAA
- the sgce gene encoding epsilon-sarcoglycan isoform X6, whose amino-acid sequence MGYPDRPGWLRYIQRTPYSDGVLYGSPTIESVGKPTIIEITAYNRRTFETARHNLVINIMSAEDFPLPYKAEFFIKNMNVEEMLASEVLGDFLGAVKNVWQPERLNAINITSALDRGGRVPLPINNMKEGVYVMVGADVTFSSCLREFENPQNQLRCSQEMEPVITCDKKFRSQFQIDWCKIYLVDKIQHVFTSQDVVHREGILPDIGEYKPPSESLKSRDYYSDFLITLAIPSAIALVLFLILAYIMCCRREGVEKRNMQTPDIQLVHHSAIQKSTKELREMSKHREIAWPLSTLPVFHPITGEIVPPVHPDSYDNTSMPLMQTQQNLPHQTQIPQQKTEGEFRMTTFQRLEVNGIPEERKLTEAINL is encoded by the exons ATGGGTTACCCTGATAGACCTGGTTGGTTACGATATATTCAAAGAACACCATATAGTGATGGAGTTTTATATGGATCACCGACTATAGAAAGTGTGGGCAAACCAACCATAATTGAG atCACTGCATACAACAGGCGTACCTTTGAGACTGCAAGACATAATTTGGTTATTAATATAATGTCAGCAGAAG ATTTTCCTTTACCATATAAAGCAGAATTCTTCATTAAAAACATGAATGTAGAGGAAATGCTGGCAAGTGAGGTCCTTGGAGACTTCCTTGGAGCTGTGAAAAATGTTTGGCAACCAGAGCGCCTGAACGCCATAAACATAACTTCGGCATTGGATAGGGGAGGCAGAGTCCCACTTCCTATTAATAATATGAAAGAAGG GGTCTATGTTATGGTTGGTGCAGATGTTACTTTTTCTTCCTGCTTACGAGAATTTGAAAATCCACAAAATCAGCTAAGATGTAGTCAAGAAATGGAGCCTGTCATAACCTGTGATAAAAAGTTTCGGAGTCAGTTCCAAATAGACTGGTGTAAAATCTATTTG GTTGATAAAATACAGCATGTTTTTACTTCTCAAGACGTGGTCCATAGAGAAGGCATATTACCAGATATTGGCGAGTACAAGCCCCCCTCTGAAAGTCTGAAAAGCCGGGATTATTATTCTGATTTCCTCATTACATTGGCAATACCGTCTGCGATAGCATTGGTGCTTTTTCTAATACTTGCATATATTATGTGCTGCCGAAGGGAAGGAGT ggaAAAGAGAAACATGCAAACACCAGA CATCCAGCTGGTGCACCACAGTGCAATTCAGAAATCCACAAAAGAACTTCGGGAAATGTCTAAACACAGAGAGATAGCATGGCCTCTCTCGACGCTTCCGGTGTTTCACCCGATTACTGGGGAGATTGTGCCGCCTGTTCACCCAGACAGCTATGACAATACTAGCATGCCACTGATGCAGACACAGCA AAACCTGCCACATCAGACTCAGATTCCACAGCAGAAAACAGAAG GAGAATTTCGAATGACAACATTCCAAAGATTGGAG GTAAATGGCATTCCTGAGGAAAGAAAACTTACAGAAGCAATCAATTTGTAA